The nucleotide window cAGGATAGACTCCCACTTTTCTACCAGGATGAGAGTCAGCACACCAaggggggaaactgaggcaggatTTGGGGCCCTGGAGCTTATGGGGTTTATTAGATGAACCTGGGGCATCTCAAAGAGCATTGAGACAGGACTGGGCTGTCAGAAGGATAAAtgtaaagaggtttttttggtttgtaaGGCTGCTGGAACCACATCTCactgcagccctgtccccatgCAGTGTCCAGTACACCTCAAAGTTTTCCTAAAAACCCATAGCCTCATCGAATCCCCATTTTTCAACTTAAAACCATCAGTGGATGCTCAAGAGCTCCCACCTCACCTTTGCAACCACCTTTCTTTAAACTAATCCTGTAATTAAGGGTAATAGACCCAGAGTCAGTAGCAAATAGAGACAGAAATAAGCTCTGGGCTAAGAGGCAGATCCCACCAGACACCAGCCCTGCTTCTGTGTGCTGTGCATCGATTCAGCTGCAGCACGTCCTTATTTGTGGGCTGGAAATGGTTAACAGCGACCAAACCCCGGTGGCATGAAAAAGGGGTTGAAAAATCACTTGGAAAATACTTGGGGGGCCCCTGTGCACGGCCTGAGCAGGAGGTTTTCCACGGGAGAAGCTGAGCTCAGGGATAAGCCCAGCCTGGAGGGTGATTTTTTCAGCAGTGCCCAAAGGGgcaaactgaggcacagagggTGCTGGAGGGGCAACAAGCTGGgatctccttcctccccctcctcagccACAAATATTCCTGATCCGCCCCCCGCGGCACGTTCACCCACCGCTGGCCGAGACACCGTTTCAGCCTCTCACAACTCATTGTCCAAGGGATTTCCCATTCATTACCGGCTCGCTTTTTGCCTTCAGCATcccgggagctgctgctgctgccgtgACTTTAACACCCCCCGACCCCTCCTCGCTGTCTTGCAGGTCGCGGCGCTGGAGAGGCAGATCTTTGACTTCCTGGGCTACCAGTGGGCACCCATCCTGGCCAATTTTTTGCACATCATGGCCGTTATTTTGGGTATTTTTGGGACCGTCCAGTACAGATCCAAATACCTCATGATGGTAGGTACCGCCGCAGGTGCCCCCCGGTGcagcactgtgtgtgtgtgtgtgtgtgtgtgtgtgtgtgggtgtgtgtgtatgtgtgtccCAGGGATGGCTCCGCCCCAGGaccctcctgcatcccagccccATTCCCCGCGGATCGGGGGGATGCAGCGGGCGGGCCGCGCGGAGCCCTGACCCGCTCTCCTCTCGCAGTACGCGGTGTGGCTGGTGCTGTGGGTCGGCTGGAACGCCTTCATCATCTGCTTCTACCTGGAGGTCGGACGCTTGTCGCAGGTAAGGCCTGgcctgcctcctcttcctccctcctcttcctctccctcctgtcCCTCCCTCTCGTCCCTCCCTCTTTCcatcctccttctctcccttcctccatcCCTCTTCCCTCTATCCCTCTTCCCtaccttcctcctctttcctttcctccctctctccccatgttccctccttccctctcatcttccttccttccttccttccttccttccttccttccttccttccttccttccttccttccttccttccttccttccttccttccttccttccttccttccttccttccttccttccttccttccttccttccttccttccttccttccttccttccttccttccttccttccttccttccttccttccttccttccttccttccttccttccttcctcccatcCTTCCTCCcatccttcctccctccctccctcccctccttcccctccttcccaggaTGATCCTGTGCTGCAATCTCAGATGGCTGGATGTGGCCACTGGTGACCACTCTGCCACATCCCTGACGTCCCTTGGCCATGGCAGTGCCCCTGGGTGCTGCTTGACTGATTGCTCCACcacaccagccctgcaggaagcCCCAAACCCTGGGGACACCACCTGGGGTTCCTTTGCTGCACTGCAATAACACGGCCTGGGTTTTGTGGAGCATCCTcgggttggaaaagccctttttCTGGCCGACCCCTCTGCAAAGAACCCCAGCTCCAGGGTCTgtgcctcctcctctgctcccctcccacaGGACCGGGACTTCATCATGACCTTCAATACCTCACTGCACCGCTCCTGGTGGATGGAGAACGGGCCAGGCTGCCTGGTGACCCCGGTGCTCAACTCCAACCTGGCACCTGAGGACCACCACGTCATCACTGTCAGTGGCTGCCTGCTGGACTACCAGTACATCGAGGTCCTGAGCAGCGCCACGCAGATATTCCTGGCGGtaggggcagctgctggcacctTCCTCCTCATTCCCAACTGGGAAGCAATGGTGGGGACTGGGGTGGGTAGAGCCAGCGGGAAACGTCCCACCGTGTCACCATGCATCGGTCCCTGTTTGTAGCACCAAGGGTGGTGTTGGCTTGGAGGTGAAGAGCAGATGGAGCCCGTGCTGGCACCCTGGGGGTGCTGCTCACCCCAAACCCctgccagctgggagctgggtgctgtgggaaCTGGGGGGTTCTTGGTGTGACGCACCCCggtgctgcctggctggagTGGGAGCTGATGGGATGTGCTGCTGGATGGAAAGGGAGGGTTCCCCCTGCCTGGTGGCTGTCTCACCCATGGGTGTCACCCCatggggaggcaggaaggggacACCCTTGGATGCAAAGCTCCTGGGGAGCTTTGGGAGGATGCAAGAAAATAAGGATTTAAAAGGAATGGGGgtccagagcagctgccaaagGGGCACCCAGCACAGTGGGGGAGGCTCAGCACCCTCTGAGCTGCCATCCTAGTGTGGTGCCAACCTGGCCCCCCAAAAGCCACCACCCATGTCCCCCCCAGCACAGATGAAACCATCTGACCACACTGCATTCTAACCCAGTAACCAGACCCACCAGAGATGGGCTCCAGCATCAAGGCAGCCCTGATCCTACCCAGGATCCCCTCAGGATGCTTCCAGGCACTCACCTCACAGCACCCACCCCTGTCCCCCCACCCACACCCTGCTGGTCACATTGCCCATCACCCCACAACCCACCTCtctctgtctgcttttctttgacAGCTCTTTGGCTTCGTCTACGCCTGCTATGTCAGCAAAGTGTTCCTGGAGGAAGAAGACAGCTGTAAGTGCTTCTGATGTCAGTCATGGGGTGGGGGAAGTGCCACAAAATGGCCTTGGCCAACACTAGCCAGTGCCTCATCAGggtggcagctcctggctggggacagggcagcgATGCCTGGGTCACGGGCAGGTGAAGGGATCCCTTGagttgtttggagttttttttaaCCCCATTTTCCACCCCCGATGAGGCAGATGTGCTGGGGTGTGAGGTGCCACCAACAGTGTCACCCTGCCACCCTTGGAGAGGGTGCTGTGCCCTgaccagggctgggagaggagggggagggggacagTGAGCCCTGAGCTTCTGCATTCTCATGGGACATCAGCAGTCCCAGCCTTGGGATGCAGGAACAGGACCAGGTCACCCAACAGGTGGGTAATCAAGCTCTGTCCCCACACCAGCCCACGGAGAGGCTGAGATTGTCCCTGATCCCTGGTCCTTGCACCAGCATCATGGCACAGAGTCCAACTCCCACTGAAGCCAGGATGCTCATCCCCACCCTTGGCTGCTCAGGGGTGGATTTGTGACCAGCACTGCTCTTGCTCTTTCCTGCTGACCCAAATTCAGAGCATCTTCTCCAGCACCGAGCGTCTCCCCCAGCTTCGTGACTCAGTGTGGCAGAAGGGACAATCGCCCTGGCTGTAAAAAAGCTGCCTCCAAGCCCTGAGAAGTTCATGGTGAATGTTCCTCCTGTGGATCCAGCCCTGTGGGGGCTACAGGAGAgccttcctccctgctcccatcaCCTGGAGCCACCAGCTCCTCACCCTTTCAACAGCCACAAGGGGCTTGGGGACAATGGGAAATACTGGATCTCCCCAACCAGCAGGGTGACGGAGCCCTCCTCCCCGCCTCGAGGCTTTTCACCCCAGAATAAGGGGAAAACCAGCAACTGAAGCCAAGTTAGGGGCTGATTTCTCTCCAAATCCATCCTGTGCTTTCCGATGGGACGATGCTCCCTGCGAACACCCCTCGGGAAGCGCTGAGCAACCCCAGCCCCCAGTAACCAAGCGTTTTAAGGCTGCAGCCACCCAACCACATCCAGGGCTCATCTGCCACGAATTAATTCCTGccagctggcagctcccagcagctcctggcagctgccagcaggtcGGGACGTGCCTCAACCACCGGCTCAGCAAAAACCACCCAGATGCTTTCGTCACCCGGTTCCTTCCCGGCAACATCAGGAGCAGCGTTCCTGCCTGTGCCAGGGacccaggaggtgctgggatgcaggagccCCACGTTATTCCCCCTCTTTCCCCTCACTCCTCTGCAGTGGAAAAGGGAAATCTCCGTGTGAAATTGGACACTGCCTGAGGTCACAACTTGTTTCTGCACCCGGGGAGCTGGCAAGAGGGTTTCTCTCCCGCTGGCGGCTTCCGAGCATGTTTGCATTCAAACAAACTCCTGCATTCAACACACTTTTAATATTAATGCTGCCTGAGCCCACGATTTGAATGCAtcttttttaatggaatatCTTATTAGATTTGGAAAGGGATGGATGGCATCAAACCCAAGAGCTGGCTGAATATTAAGTTGAGAAGGTAAATATGCTGGGAGAtctgcctcccctcccccagctcacTGCTGGTTCTTGCACACCTGTGTGGGAACCTACCTGGTCATGGCTTCATGAGGATGAAGATGTTGGGTTTGAGGAatcacatagaatcacagaatcgttctggttggaaaagacctctaagatcatcaagtctaaccataacctaactctaccaaccgTTAACAgaactctaccaagtccagtgcttcaaccatgtccctcagcaccacatctatatgcCTCTCAAACAcctccccttccctgggcagcctattccagtgtttaattaccctttcaatgaagaaatatttctgatatcc belongs to Apus apus isolate bApuApu2 chromosome 21, bApuApu2.pri.cur, whole genome shotgun sequence and includes:
- the NKAIN1 gene encoding sodium/potassium-transporting ATPase subunit beta-1-interacting protein 1, whose product is MGRCNGRCTLVGFCCLQLVAALERQIFDFLGYQWAPILANFLHIMAVILGIFGTVQYRSKYLMMYAVWLVLWVGWNAFIICFYLEVGRLSQDRDFIMTFNTSLHRSWWMENGPGCLVTPVLNSNLAPEDHHVITVSGCLLDYQYIEVLSSATQIFLALFGFVYACYVSKVFLEEEDSFDFIGGFDSYGYQAPQKTSHLQLQPLYTSG